In Syntrophorhabdaceae bacterium, a genomic segment contains:
- the rpmG gene encoding 50S ribosomal protein L33 — protein MRQLITIACSECKNRNYTTTKNKQKTPDRLEMKKYCKYCRKHTSHKETK, from the coding sequence ATGAGACAACTAATAACCATAGCATGTTCAGAATGTAAAAATAGAAATTATACAACCACAAAAAACAAGCAGAAGACGCCGGACAGACTGGAAATGAAGAAGTACTGTAAATACTGCAGGAAGCATACCAGCCATAAGGAGACAAAATAA
- the rplJ gene encoding 50S ribosomal protein L10 has translation MERSKKEKVVEELGTKLKALNYMFLTDYSGMSVAQITKLRRELRSVGTEFTVIKNSLMRIAANGTKAEALKDKYDGPNAIVCIYQDPINAARVIAGLAKEIPNLKLKAGFLGDRVITPEEILRLATLPSRDVLIGRLLGLLKGQPQRLVYVLSGNLNKLMLVLNAIKVKKEQA, from the coding sequence TTGGAACGGTCAAAGAAAGAAAAAGTTGTTGAGGAATTAGGGACCAAGCTTAAAGCCTTGAATTATATGTTCCTCACTGATTACAGCGGCATGAGCGTTGCCCAGATCACGAAGCTCAGGAGAGAGCTGCGCAGCGTTGGTACGGAATTTACTGTTATAAAAAACAGTCTCATGAGAATTGCCGCAAACGGAACAAAGGCTGAAGCGCTGAAAGACAAATATGATGGCCCCAACGCGATCGTATGCATTTATCAAGACCCTATAAATGCGGCACGGGTGATCGCTGGTCTCGCAAAAGAGATTCCCAATCTCAAACTGAAAGCAGGCTTTCTCGGTGACAGGGTTATAACGCCGGAAGAGATTCTCAGGCTTGCTACGTTACCATCAAGGGACGTATTGATTGGTAGACTCCTCGGTTTGCTGAAAGGACAGCCGCAGAGACTTGTCTATGTCCTCTCAGGGAATCTCAACAAGCTCATGTTAGTATTAAACGCGATTAAAGTGAAAAAAGAACAAGCATAA
- the rplA gene encoding 50S ribosomal protein L1 → MASTGKKYTEARNKIDREKRYDMDEALNLLPQVCFAKFDETVEVAMRLGVDPRHADQMVRGSVALPHGLGKKVRVLVFAKGQKEKEAQDAGADFVGAEDMIEKIQKGWIDFDKAIATPDMMGQVSKLGKILGPRGLMPNPKVGTVTFDVAKTVKELKAGRVEFRVDKAGNLHVPVGKVSFGKEKLIDNLNSLIDAVTRLKPSSSKGTYVKGIAISTSMSPGIKIDPGYARTLTK, encoded by the coding sequence ATGGCAAGCACAGGAAAGAAATACACAGAGGCAAGAAACAAGATAGACAGAGAAAAAAGGTATGACATGGACGAAGCGCTTAACCTCTTGCCGCAGGTTTGTTTTGCAAAGTTTGATGAGACCGTGGAAGTGGCAATGAGGCTTGGCGTTGACCCGAGACATGCAGATCAGATGGTGAGAGGAAGTGTCGCGCTCCCTCATGGTCTTGGCAAGAAGGTGCGGGTTCTCGTTTTTGCAAAGGGCCAGAAAGAGAAGGAGGCTCAGGACGCAGGTGCTGACTTTGTCGGCGCAGAAGACATGATCGAAAAGATCCAGAAGGGATGGATAGATTTTGACAAGGCGATCGCCACTCCCGACATGATGGGGCAGGTAAGCAAGCTCGGTAAGATTTTAGGTCCCAGAGGGCTTATGCCAAACCCAAAGGTCGGCACCGTTACCTTTGATGTCGCAAAAACCGTTAAGGAATTGAAGGCTGGAAGGGTAGAGTTCAGAGTGGACAAGGCCGGTAATCTGCACGTTCCCGTGGGCAAGGTCAGCTTCGGTAAAGAAAAACTCATTGACAATCTCAACTCACTCATCGATGCAGTGACCCGACTAAAACCATCCTCAAGCAAAGGGACATACGTAAAAGGTATTGCCATTTCAACATCAATGAGCCCCGGAATAAAGATTGATCCGGGCTATGCAAGGACTTTAACAAAATAG
- the secE gene encoding preprotein translocase subunit SecE, translating into MEFREKIDQIKEYFREVYLEAKRVTWPSKKDAIKGTYIVLITVVIAALFLGIVDIGLAKIIQTLLRG; encoded by the coding sequence ATGGAGTTCAGAGAAAAGATAGATCAGATTAAGGAATATTTCCGGGAAGTATATCTGGAGGCAAAGCGTGTTACCTGGCCTTCAAAGAAAGACGCAATAAAAGGCACCTACATTGTGCTCATAACGGTAGTCATTGCAGCATTATTTCTTGGTATAGTTGATATTGGATTGGCAAAAATAATACAGACATTGCTACGCGGATAA
- the nusG gene encoding transcription termination/antitermination protein NusG, with translation MEKKWYVVHTYSGYEQKVRELLEENIRISKMEEYFGEIIVPSEVIMEKVKGQVKKSQRTVFPGYIIVNMLMNDITWHFVRNTPKVTGFVGYDKMNPPPLPDKEVDEIINAIQEGKGKIKPKIRFEKGDGIKVTEGPFTNFTGNVEEIKPEKGKVKVLLNIFGRTTPVELDFIQIEKI, from the coding sequence ATGGAAAAAAAATGGTACGTAGTGCACACCTACTCTGGCTATGAGCAGAAGGTTAGAGAGCTTCTGGAAGAAAATATCAGGATCAGCAAGATGGAGGAATATTTCGGAGAGATCATTGTGCCTTCAGAGGTCATCATGGAAAAGGTCAAGGGACAGGTAAAGAAGTCACAGAGGACCGTTTTCCCCGGTTATATTATCGTGAACATGCTTATGAACGATATTACATGGCATTTCGTGAGGAACACCCCGAAGGTTACCGGTTTTGTAGGATATGACAAAATGAACCCCCCACCTCTGCCTGATAAGGAGGTCGATGAGATCATCAACGCCATCCAGGAAGGGAAAGGAAAGATCAAGCCCAAGATACGGTTCGAGAAAGGCGACGGCATCAAGGTCACTGAGGGACCCTTTACAAACTTTACCGGTAACGTTGAGGAGATAAAACCGGAAAAAGGCAAAGTAAAAGTGCTTCTGAATATCTTTGGCAGGACGACACCGGTAGAACTGGATTTTATTCAGATAGAAAAAATTTGA
- the rplK gene encoding 50S ribosomal protein L11 — protein MAKKVVALVKLQLQAGQATPSPPVGPALGQHGVNIMEFCKAFNEKTKSQEGTIIPAMITIYSDRTFSFITKTPPATFLIKRAAKLAKGAHTPKKEVAGSITKSSVKEIAQLKMVDLNAKDLEGAIRIIEGSVRSMGLEVVEG, from the coding sequence ATGGCAAAAAAAGTTGTTGCGTTGGTAAAGTTGCAGTTGCAGGCAGGGCAGGCAACACCATCACCGCCTGTAGGACCGGCGCTTGGCCAGCATGGCGTCAATATTATGGAGTTCTGTAAGGCCTTTAATGAAAAGACGAAAAGCCAGGAAGGAACGATCATCCCGGCAATGATAACGATTTACTCGGACAGGACGTTCAGTTTTATTACAAAAACACCGCCGGCGACCTTTCTGATCAAAAGGGCTGCAAAGCTGGCAAAGGGAGCACACACCCCCAAGAAGGAAGTTGCCGGGAGCATAACAAAATCTTCCGTTAAAGAGATCGCGCAGCTCAAGATGGTCGATCTCAATGCAAAAGACCTCGAGGGGGCCATAAGGATCATAGAGGGCTCCGTGAGAAGCATGGGGCTGGAAGTAGTTGAAGGATGA